In Kocuria turfanensis, a single genomic region encodes these proteins:
- a CDS encoding peroxiredoxin produces the protein MPEIGDTAPDFTLPNQFGEPVTLSGLRGRPVSIVFYPFAFSGTCTGELCRLQDNLAVFDDAGVRLLAVSVDSKYALRAFAREESFEFDLLSDFWPHGAVAERYGVFDPVSGQAERATFVLDAQGVVVDAFRAQPGTPRELEAYRAALAKLPA, from the coding sequence ATGCCCGAGATCGGCGACACCGCCCCGGACTTCACGCTGCCGAACCAGTTCGGCGAGCCGGTCACCCTGAGCGGACTGCGGGGACGGCCTGTGAGCATCGTCTTCTACCCCTTCGCCTTCTCCGGGACCTGCACCGGGGAGCTGTGCCGGCTCCAGGACAACCTGGCGGTGTTCGACGACGCCGGCGTGAGGCTGCTGGCGGTGTCCGTGGACTCCAAGTACGCGCTGCGGGCGTTCGCGCGCGAGGAGTCCTTCGAGTTCGACCTGCTCTCCGACTTCTGGCCGCACGGGGCCGTGGCCGAGCGCTACGGCGTCTTCGACCCCGTGTCGGGGCAGGCGGAGCGGGCCACGTTCGTGCTCGACGCCCAGGGCGTCGTCGTCGACGCCTTCCGGGCCCAGCCCGGGACGCCGCGGGAGCTCGAGGCCTACCGCGCCGCCCTGGCCAAGCTGCCGGCCTGA
- a CDS encoding DUF3052 domain-containing protein has translation MSEAKTTAGDAVVQLGFKDGDYIQEFGYDEDVDLDLREGIEDLIGSDLLDEEDQEVVDAVLLWFREGDGDLVDTLVDVQTTLDDGGVVWVLTPKAGRDGYVPPAEVQEAAPTAGLHVTTTARVSADWAATRLMPKRNV, from the coding sequence GTGAGCGAGGCCAAGACCACCGCGGGCGACGCGGTAGTCCAGCTCGGTTTCAAGGATGGCGACTACATCCAGGAGTTCGGATACGACGAGGACGTCGACCTCGACCTGAGAGAGGGCATCGAGGACCTGATCGGTTCCGATCTGCTCGACGAGGAGGACCAGGAGGTCGTCGACGCCGTGCTGCTGTGGTTCCGCGAGGGCGACGGCGACCTCGTGGACACCCTGGTGGACGTCCAGACCACCCTGGACGACGGCGGCGTGGTGTGGGTGCTGACCCCCAAGGCCGGGCGCGACGGCTACGTGCCGCCCGCCGAGGTCCAGGAAGCGGCTCCCACAGCGGGGCTGCACGTGACCACGACCGCGCGGGTCAGCGCGGACTGGGCCGCGACCCGTCTCATGCCCAAGCGCAACGTCTGA